Within the Musa acuminata AAA Group cultivar baxijiao chromosome BXJ2-9, Cavendish_Baxijiao_AAA, whole genome shotgun sequence genome, the region AGCACTTCAGTCGACCTCCTTCCATTCAGATATTGTGTTGAAGATGAAACAGAATTAGCATGGTGAGTAAAAATTAGCAACTTGTTCTACTCCAGAACTCAAGTCAGAGATTTATTAGGGGAAACTGATTCTTGAAGCTTTGAGATGATTAAATTTCAGAATACAGTAAAAAACAATTGTGCCAATTTGTGATCTGCTTCCTtttcatttttcttgttctttaacTCCACTAGTGTCTTATAACTCATCCCACTGTTCCAAATCTAATTAGATTCATTGGGCAGAAGAGATGCATGATCTAATCAATGTAAATATCTTAATCTTCTTgtcatattttaatttatgtgCAAAAAAAGCTTTTAGATTGTTTGGTTAAGAATCTAAGCTTCTAACAGGGGATTCCACAAAGATGTATTGTACGCCTAGCATCTCTTACTAGCTAAAACAACCCACAGAACGATCATCCTCCCTGTCAAAAACCAATTTTCTATTAAGCCAAAAGATCAATTCATCCAACAAGACCAGTGATTAGAAAGCACCAAAAACAATTACAGTAAGAACAGTACATATAGCAGAGAGATGTCTTTGGAGATTCTCCCTGTCTACTAATTTTCTTTAAGCCAAAAGATCAATTTATCTAACAAGATAattaattagagagagagagagagaggatagatTGTGCTCGCTGCAGAAAAGTGATAAGGTCTAAAGAGTCGAGATCAAAAGGTCACCTTGAAGGGCAAGTTTGGAGTTGCAGCAGATTCTTCCATGCGGTATTCATGCATGACCCACTCCGTCTTCTTGCCCTTGGGAGCTCTTCCTTGATAGAACACCAAAGTCTTCCTCATTCCCACAAGGAATCCCTTCCGAGCCACCGATCGATCCTTCCCGGTCGCTTTCCAGTAGCCTGACATGGTGGCGCGATTGGTTCGCTGCCCCGTCGCGTACTTTCGATCTCGGAGactgaagaagtaccactcctTGCCCCCGACACATGCAGTAGCTGATCCACCAGAAAAATTCACCAAGTGAGGAGCTTGTGGATGGGAATGCAAAGGCAAGTTGCAGTGGGATCAAACTCCATGACAGAGAGAGATCGCTCATCATGGCGTCCCGACGGCTGGTGGATTGGCACATCGACGCCCCATAGAAGCGTCGATGTGTCAGCATCAAGCGGGGTGGACGAACACGTGTGTGGTCCACTGGAGGTCGACGAACACACTCTCTCGAATGGACATTTAGTGCCGTGAATCCATGGACGTGCTCAGAAAGCATTCTTTCAGCTAAAAGACCAGATTTTGCAGCAGGTTAAGGTGAGAAAGCCAACGCCTTGTTTCCCCTCTTCTCTCCCAAAAGCGAAGTCGAGATGTGGAAAGAAGGAATAAAAGGCATGAGGAGGTTAACAAGTGGTGGAAGCTTTCTCTTTCTGTTCTCCTCCTTGTCTAAGCTTCTGAATCATCTCTCATCACGATATGGGCAGAAGGAATGATCCATAAAGAGATGGCGGTCAACATGAAGCAACAGAACACATGAAGAGGTTGGAAGGTAAGGGGGAAAGCTTCGTGCAAGAACAATTTCCGTTGTTGGGAAGGCCAAAAAGGACAGCCATGGAGAGCGAGGTGAAGGGAAACGGAACACAGACTCCTGCATGCAAGCATGGCAGCCATGGGAGggtagaagaagatgaagaagatccAAGCACTTCATGACGGCTAAAACATGATCATGCAACACCAATTTCGACAGGACCATATGGAATATGATGCCGAGGGATGACAACTGACCGGGGAGATCCCAAGGTTCGCACTTGTTGAGGTCGACATCCTCCACCATGATGGGCCAGCCACGGAAGCCGACGCCGCCGTCTCCGGCGAGCTTGGCCGCGAGGTAGTCGCAGATGAGCTCTTCGTCCCTCGGGTGGAATCTGAAGCCTGGAGGTAGCTTCGCCTCCACCATGCTCAAGATGCTCATGGTGGCGTCGATGATAGGGAGCTCACAGACTGCAACCATGGGGTATATATATTAGTACAGGGGGGGGGAAGAAGATTGGGTAATGTATTAATTAATAGGGGCAATAAGTCAACTTTTCAAGGGGAATGAATGCAgccttaatcttttttttttctcctttttcttatttttttcttctcaagaaaaaaaacaaaaaactcatCCTTCTTACTTGGCATGCTGACATGGCCCGCGACACTTTGTTTctcgggaaaaaaaaaaagagattttacTATCAAGATCTTTATCGGCTAAATTAAATAGTATCATGAAATCAATGCAATCCACaatta harbors:
- the LOC135623665 gene encoding NAC domain-containing protein 21/22-like; amino-acid sequence: MVAVCELPIIDATMSILSMVEAKLPPGFRFHPRDEELICDYLAAKLAGDGGVGFRGWPIMVEDVDLNKCEPWDLPATACVGGKEWYFFSLRDRKYATGQRTNRATMSGYWKATGKDRSVARKGFLVGMRKTLVFYQGRAPKGKKTEWVMHEYRMEESAATPNLPFKEDWVLCRVFYKSRGMSTKPSMETSHDDSSPQSLPALMDNYITLDQTPLNLEGFEQVPCFSSTAPNLVPHLPPVERDMPLPRCLAQTGGLPDPSSGLNHLTGDRKVLRSVLNNLTKLEDDPKGEVVPNFGEGSLGAYLTQRSLASTWNPF